Proteins from a single region of Caloramator sp. E03:
- a CDS encoding PLP-dependent aminotransferase family protein translates to MFKDIKLSEGRPYYLQIKDYVKKLILNGVYVKDDKLPSTRELSSILNVSRNTVVEAYRYLEDEGFIKNVPNKGAFVSYSAINNNENYFIKWDDKITNYALLADELDTYKHDIRWEKGMISFKSISPDDRLFDIEDFKKAFLNRIAIEERKILNYGYAKGYKPLIDYLLKYMENKGVNIINKDIIITNGFTEGFDIVLSALVNRGDRIICENPTHNTAIKIMKLHGLDIKGIEIYEDGINTKVLKEELTKKGAKLIFLIPSYHNPTGIIMSPEKRIEVYNIVKEFNIPIIEDGFNEELRYSGSHISPIAAFSGSGNGVIYIGSFSKVLFPGIRIGWILADKDLIYYFESIKRSRNIHTSFLDQAILYEYLSVGNFEKYINKVRKVYKEKYEWTINCIKKYIPYKRLLGEGGLHVFIELDGIKSREVLSESIKKGVIFTPGDIFYTDGKGENSLRIGFSRVDYEDIEKGIKILGDVIKNKRKGD, encoded by the coding sequence ATGTTTAAAGATATAAAGCTGAGCGAAGGAAGGCCTTATTATCTTCAGATAAAGGATTATGTAAAAAAGCTAATATTAAATGGAGTCTATGTAAAGGATGATAAACTTCCATCTACAAGGGAATTATCCTCAATACTTAATGTTAGCAGAAATACAGTTGTAGAGGCATATAGATATCTTGAAGACGAAGGATTTATAAAAAATGTTCCTAATAAGGGAGCTTTTGTATCCTATAGTGCAATTAATAATAATGAAAATTATTTTATAAAATGGGATGATAAGATAACAAACTATGCTTTACTTGCAGATGAACTTGATACCTATAAGCATGATATAAGATGGGAAAAGGGAATGATTTCATTTAAAAGCATATCTCCAGATGACAGGTTATTTGATATTGAAGATTTTAAAAAGGCTTTTTTAAATAGGATAGCTATTGAGGAAAGAAAAATACTCAACTATGGCTATGCAAAGGGATATAAGCCTCTTATTGACTATCTTTTGAAGTATATGGAAAATAAAGGGGTTAATATAATAAATAAGGATATAATTATAACTAATGGATTTACCGAAGGATTTGATATAGTACTTTCAGCTTTAGTTAATAGAGGAGACAGGATTATATGTGAAAACCCAACCCACAATACTGCAATCAAGATAATGAAGCTTCATGGGCTTGATATAAAAGGAATAGAAATTTATGAAGATGGAATAAACACAAAGGTTTTGAAAGAAGAATTGACTAAAAAAGGAGCAAAGTTAATATTTTTAATACCATCCTATCATAATCCAACAGGGATTATAATGTCACCGGAAAAAAGAATAGAGGTTTACAATATTGTAAAAGAATTTAATATACCTATAATTGAAGATGGATTCAATGAGGAACTTAGATATTCAGGTTCACACATATCTCCTATTGCAGCCTTTTCAGGCAGTGGTAATGGAGTTATATATATTGGTAGCTTTTCTAAGGTATTATTCCCTGGAATTAGAATAGGATGGATTTTGGCAGATAAGGACCTTATATATTATTTTGAGAGCATTAAAAGAAGCAGAAATATACATACTTCATTTCTTGATCAGGCAATATTATATGAGTACTTAAGTGTAGGGAATTTTGAAAAATATATCAATAAGGTAAGAAAAGTGTATAAAGAAAAATATGAGTGGACAATAAATTGCATTAAAAAATACATTCCATATAAAAGACTTTTGGGTGAAGGAGGATTACATGTATTTATTGAACTTGATGGAATAAAATCAAGAGAGGTTTTAAGTGAAAGTATTAAAAAAGGGGTAATATTTACTCCAGGGGATATATTTTATACCGATGGAAAAGGCGAAAACTCTTTAAGAATTGGATTTTCAAGGGTTGATTATGAAGATATTGAAAAAGGGATAAAAATACTTGGAGATGTTATTAAAAATAAGAGAAAGGGAGATTAA
- a CDS encoding alpha/beta fold hydrolase, producing the protein MFVDIDGINIFYKNEGSGKKIILLHGWGGNADSFLPVFNHLKSKFEVYAIDFPGFGRSSPPDRPFDVTDYMNILYKLFKKLKIEKASLVGHSFGGRVSILFSAVHPECVEKVVLVDSAGIIPKRTLKYYYRVYKFKLLKKIYLLFSKGDKEEKLERFYKKYGSKDYRESGNMRQTFVKVVNQNLRPYLKDIKAPTLLIWGEEDKDTPLYFGKIMEKEIPDAGLVVFKGAGHFSYLDKLSDFNIIITRFFEGNE; encoded by the coding sequence ATGTTTGTAGATATTGATGGAATAAATATATTTTATAAGAATGAGGGTAGTGGAAAAAAAATTATACTTCTTCATGGCTGGGGAGGGAATGCTGATAGCTTTCTTCCAGTTTTTAATCATTTAAAATCAAAGTTTGAAGTCTATGCGATAGATTTTCCGGGGTTTGGAAGATCATCGCCTCCTGATAGGCCCTTTGATGTTACAGATTATATGAATATACTTTATAAATTATTTAAAAAACTAAAAATTGAAAAGGCAAGCCTTGTAGGACATTCCTTTGGGGGAAGGGTATCTATACTTTTTTCAGCTGTTCATCCAGAATGCGTAGAAAAAGTTGTACTTGTAGATAGTGCAGGTATTATACCAAAAAGAACTTTAAAATATTATTATAGAGTTTATAAGTTTAAACTTTTGAAAAAAATTTATTTGTTATTTTCAAAAGGTGATAAAGAGGAAAAACTGGAAAGATTTTATAAAAAATATGGCTCAAAGGACTATAGAGAGTCGGGAAACATGAGGCAAACATTTGTTAAGGTTGTTAATCAGAACCTTAGGCCTTATTTAAAGGATATAAAAGCTCCAACCCTTCTTATATGGGGGGAAGAGGATAAGGATACTCCACTATACTTTGGAAAGATTATGGAGAAAGAAATACCAGATGCAGGGCTTGTTGTTTTTAAGGGAGCAGGGCATTTTTCATATCTTGATAAATTAAGCGATTTTAATATTATAATAACAAGATTCTTTGAAGGGAATGAGTAG